In Chrysemys picta bellii isolate R12L10 chromosome 22, ASM1138683v2, whole genome shotgun sequence, the genomic stretch CTGGTTCTTTTTAACCTCGTAAATGTATTGGTCAAAGAGGATGTTTCAGTCAAAAAATCTTTGGATTTTAGCATCTTGGAGGAAATCTTTCTCTGTGGAGCAGAAGAACATGAGGTTCCCGGTACCCTAAATTATACGTGGGCCACCAAGAGTAAGCTTGTATCCTATGCATACATAGCATAGATGTAAAGTCTACTGGCTACTGTCCTGCAGTTGATCTTTGACCCTTAGTAGCTGTGATGGATAAATTGAAATAACTTTCAAGTTATTTCCAGTgcctagaagttgaagctagaaaaattcagaatggaaataaagtttatttttaacagtgagggagaATTGGAAAAATTACCAActgttgtggtagattctccatcaaaTTTTTGAAATAAAGATTGGATACctttctaaaggatctgctctaggtcaaacgggaattaattcagggcagtCCTATGCCTTGTGTTATACAAAAGGTCAGCCTAGATCAgtagttttcaactttttttcatttgcggactcttaaatttcaaatggaggtgcaggacccctttggaaatcctagctatagtctgtggacccctagGGATCTGCggatcacaggttgaaaaccactcctAGATGATcataactgtctcttctggcattagaaatagggtgaccagatgagaggaagaaaatatcaggaagcatggggggggggggggggggtgtccgctggcagagcaaaaaaaaaaaaaaaaaaaagccgcgtgcTGCcaggacaaattgcgtcccaacCAAAGATCAGTCGAGACGGgtgacaaacacctaaatatcaggacatctggtcaccctacttagaaATCTGTGAATCTCCTCATTTTTGGTCTAAAGGGTAGATATTTTGAGGAGGAGAATGACACTCCAAGACTGGCTCAAAGGATCCTCCAGCGAAACTTCAGTCAGCGTTCTTTCAGCATCAATAAAAGGGATTTAGAAGACAACTATGGTAAGTGTTTCTTTGCTGGCTTGTAACATTcatgcaggggcctggactagatgacctctgggggtcccttccagtcctacaattctatgattctattcatgGTTTCCGCAAAGATACAGCGAGAGACAGCTTAGATCTTTGGAAGTATTAAAGTATCTTAAACTTGGTTAAAGGACGGAGTGGCTTGTAGGGAAGTAACTTTCCACTCTAGGCATTAAGTTTGGTGGATATATGCGTCTGTGTGCTAGAGCAGCGGTTCACAAATTCTTTCATTCTGGGATCCAAAATCAGGTGCAGTGGTCTTCTTGCAGTTCAAAACCACACAAACTGTAGAGGCAATAAAGGATGATGTGGGTCAATATCACAGCAAGAAACCATACCTAGGTTTTGCAAGGTGGGTGTGAGACTGCTTGGGTAATATATAGTTGCTGGGTGGGTGACTGGGTGTACTGAGACAAACGCTTCTAGGTAGCATATTGAGTGCAGACACGCAACACCATGCCCCAACCTTTGTGAGCCAGGAAGGCTGGAGTGAGTGCGTAACTCAGCTGTGTGtggttcattttatttatttagcgtATGCAATCTGGCCAACCACAGTGTTCTTATCAGTAATATTCAAGGCATGCAGGAAGTTGTCATTTTGCAGTCCTCCACCGTGTGCGTCATGGTTTGTGGGTTCCCACATTGAGCTAGTGGACTATGTCTGTGGTCTAGAGAAATGGACGATCCAACTAGCAGATCAGATTTGCTGTGTGGGGTACAAACTGGTTACAAAACTACAATCACGTCTGGTGCAGACAGGGCCTAAATCAGATTCCTGGGGATCATCCCAGTAAAGTGACTGTTCTTATTAAGGCCCTCTCCATGCCACAACTCATAATTGACTTTATTACCAGTGGCTGGCTCCAAAATGTGTTTGACTACAGACACAAGTTGGTTAATATCCTGTTAGTACtaggctgtcaaacgattaaacagtttaatcgcgcgattaaacaataatagaatactatttaaatatttgtggatgttttctacattttcaaatatatttatttcaattacaacacagaatacaaagtgtacagtgcacacttatatttatttttattacaaatgtttacactgtaaaaaaaaaagaaatcgtatttttcaattcatgtaataataatatagtacaatctctttatcatgaaagttgaacttacaaatgtagaattatgtacaaaaaaaattgcattctaaaacaaaacaatgtaaaactttagagcctacaagtagtcagtcttacttcttgttcagacgatagctaagataaacaagtttgtttacatttgcaggagataatgctgcccacttcttgtttacaatgtcacctgaaagtgagaacaggcattcacatagcACTGTTATAGGCGGTGaagcaaggtatttacatgccagatgcactaaagattcatatgtcccttcaggcttcaaccaccattccagaggacatgtgtccatgctgatgacaagttctgctcaataacgatccaaagcggTGTGGCCCAACGCATGTTCGCTTTCATaatctaagtcagatgccaccagcagaaggttgattttctttttttggtggttcgggttctgtagtttacACGTTGGAatattgttcttttaagacttttgaaagcatgctccacacctcatccctctcagattttggaaggcacttcagattcttaaaccttgggtcgagtactgtagctatctttagaaatctcacatttgtaccttctttgcattttgtcaaatctgtagtttaaaaagtgttcttaaaattaacatgtgctgggtcatcatcctagGCTGCTATAACATAAGATATATGAcaaaatgtgggtaaaacagggaaggagacatacaattctcccccaaggagttcagtgtcAAATtatttaacacattatttttttaacgtgTCATAAACATGGAAGCatgacctctggaatggtggctgaagcacgaaggggcatatgaatgtttagcatatctggcatgtaaataccttgcgatgctggctacaaatGTGCCATACGAACtcctgttctgactttcaggtgacattgtaaataagaagcaggcagcagtatctcctataaatgtaaacaaacttgtttctcttagggtaggtctacacttacctggtAGTTCGGCGgtgagcgatcgaacttctgggttcgacttatcgcgtcttgtctggacgagataagtcgaacccggaagtgctcgccgtcgactgcggtactccagctagacgagaggagtaccgcggagtcgacggcggagcctgcctgccgcatgtggaccgaggtaagttcgaactaaggtacttcgaaattcagctacgttattcacgtagatgaagttgcataccttagttcaaattagggggttagtgtagacctggccttagcgattgggtgaacaagaagtaggactgaggggacttgttggctctaaagttttttacattgttttgtttttgagtgcagttatgtaacacaaatatctacatttgtaagttgcactttcacaataaagagattgcaatacagtatttgtatgaggtgaattgaaaaatactatttatcatttttacagtgcaaatatttgtaataaaaacaatagtgagcactgtaccttttgtattctgttgtaattgaaatcaatatatttgaaaatgtagaaaacatccaaaaatattttacacTTCATTGGTATACTATTGtgtaacagtgcgattaaaactgcgattaatcgtgattaattttttaattgtgtgggggttttttgtgAGGGGGGGAGGTTTtaagttaatcgcatgagttaattgtgattaatataCAGCCCTAGTTAGTACCATGGTCAGGTAAGGGAGCTGCCCTCTTCAGAGGCCTAGCCTGGCATATGGCGCTGGTTTGATGCATTGGGGActccttcccccctcttccccccccccctccgtaaTTCATGGGTGCACAGGCTTGGTGCTCTGGAACCACTGAATAAagttcagggcttgtctacactaccacttaagttgatgtaacttatgtcGGTCAcggatgtgaaaaagccacccccctgagcaatgcaCCACCtgagctgtccacaccagtgctaagTCAGTGGGGGACACTCTCCCGCTGTCATAGCTTCCGCCTCTtactgaggtggagtaattatgctgacgggagagcgctctccggTCAGCATAGTGTGTTTTCACCAGACTCACTACAACAGCGCAgtaatgtagactagccctcagacAAGACCCTCTTGTAGTGTGACTACCCCTCGGGGCGCACACTCACTAGGACGAGCCTCCTGGGCTTCAGCTCCTCCTGGGTCTGATCtctgagcattcagcatccctaTTTCATGCCGTAAACTCCCTGCAGCGAGTCCACCTGACTAGAACACCGGGGGAAACCTTACATTCCCCTCAAAGGGGCCATGCACCCCCGACTTCGCCAGTcaggagtgactctcagccagcggtgtcaaacagaagggtttattagtcaTCTGAAACACAGCATAGAGCAGaatcttgttagcacagaaagcaGGAAGTTAAAGCAAAGTCCATCTTGAGGAGACtcagagccctgggctctcctcctgagtcccaaaccaggagactgaccAGCTTCCAGCAGCTCACTCTGTCACACCCAGTTGCCCCTCCTCCATCCTGTGTGCTGTTGCCCAGGCAAACCGGTCACCTGGCCTCTACCTCTTTGTTCTCTAATTACTCTGACTGGCTCTTGCAGAGGATGGGCACTAGCCATCAATTGCTAGGATACAGAATGTCCAACCATTGTTTGGGCCCAGGTAGCTAGATGGCACTTGTACCTTCCCTCTTGGGGTATCTGCAAAGCTctcacacccttatcccaccgcCTAGATACTTGTGCAACACATAGGGAAAACTGAGGTGCACAAGTATTCATACAAACATTgacaattcccactttgtcacaagtAGCCATTTGTCCTAATTACTGTGTCAGTCTTTCTCAATGGCCTGTCCCTCTGATCTCCCTGTTTAGAAAGGCTGCAagctggtccctggtatcaaaaaggttgaaaaacactGATTTATGTAATCAATCTGGCCCATCCCCCTTACTTCCAGCTATCTAGAAAACCTCCCACAGTCTGTTGTCCCTTGTTTCTTTGTGTGCATGCCCTCTGTACACTGATACAAATGTGGGTAAATAGATTGGAAGGTGTGAGGGGAGACAGCTGCTGCATGAACACAGACTGAATcctgaagaagaggtctgtgtatgcttgaaagcttgtctctctcgctaTCGGAAGTTGGtcctcacctaccttgtccctTCTATGTAAGTTTTAAGTGATTAAGATGACTTGTGGCTCTCTGAGTCGTAGTGTGGACTAGgagggaacattttcaaaaattgccTGTGACTTAGGCCCTCACTATGTTCAATGGGTGTTGGGCTCTTAAGCACCTGCCAGCCTCTGCACTTTACAGGGCCAAGTGCACTGTAGTACAAATTGCAGCCTTAACTCCAGACATGTTTGTTTTAGTTTGATTTTTCTtactccagcagagatggccttTGAGCATGAAGGTAAATGCAAAAGGATTTATTTCAGAATGCTGTTCTTCTGCTGACCCTTAGCATGTCACTACTATACAACTAGCTAATTTGGTAGCTTCAAGGGTTTTTATAGTAATGTGTTTATTTCCAGCTCACTGTTCTGCATAAGTGTACTCGTTGATATATACTGGCCACTCTGCACTACTGACTGCACTTtcctcatttttaatttaatattccactcaccagaagtccaaagtgaaTTTGGTTGGGTGTACACAATGAGTGTCAACTTAGCAATTTTACATTTTTGTCTAGGCTATTAACAGTTGATGGCTTAACCCCATTAGAGGAAATCTCCAGTACCTAGTATGTTTCCACACTTGTTAATTGTGTTCATGATGTTCTTAGATCTTGttttatagaatgttttcttgtcttTTTATTCCTTCTCTTCCAGTTGATGCTTTGGATCCGGAGAGGTTAATACAATGTCCATATGATAAATCTCATCAAATCAGGGCCTGTCGGTTTCCCTATCATCTTATAAAGTGCAGGAAGGTAGGACGGGATGTTAAGGGGAAATCCTATTTTTGTAAATGCTAATGCATGGTGAGCTCAGTATGCTGTGTTGCCTTTTGCTAGAAGGATGTATTCACTTGCTATTAGGCTGGAAGAAGCCGTCTTTATATCTCTGTCATCCGTTTACCACTTAGTAAAAGCACCCAGTTCATGTTTAGGAATGCGCTTCAGATCAGTACATTTACCCCGAAGAAAGGTGATACAGGTTCTTCAGAATACCTAGGTCAGTTACGGGATCCTATTCTCTTCCAACTGTTCACTCATGGGACAGGGTATTTACTTCCCACTTCAGGCCATGGAGCAAATGCGGGCAGCGTTGTATGGATGCCTTCTGGCTGGCCAAAGCAGAAATGAGCTGATGTTGCAGCTAATTCTTGACTTTGCAATTAGAGCAGTGCAGCTGCTAagacatctattttttttttatattgctaATAACTCTATTCAGTGTAGATCTGTCTGAAACTTTACCTCTTCTCAGTCTTCTATCCTGGGCTAGAATGCTATATATTTAACAGGAGAAGCTGCCCCTTTCTTTTGTACTCTCAGTCAGTATCATGTTTTAACCTCTCCAGTGCTAGTGTATATTagttgtactggtataattgcatccacaTGTTAAGATGATGTACCGGTATAACTGTATTGGttaggaatcacacccctagccaaCATAGCTATAGTAATATAAAAGCCATGCAGAGCAGGCCTGAGCACTGTGTGTTCTTCCTCTCCGTCGTCTTGATCTTTTCTAAGGGTAAAGTTTCTTCTTTCAGTGGGGGATAGTAGTGCTCTTCTATGTCCACACTAGTTTACCTCTACTGGCAAAGTGCTCCCAATATAGATGTGACCTCAGCTGGAACATCGAGTAACTTCCCTCCTGTTTCAGGCGGGTTAAATTAACTGCAAAGACTTAAGCTCTAGCGCAGGTAGGAACTTGTTCTCTAGTCTGTCGctcacttaatttaaaaataaagtggcTGAATTATTTAGGGTTTCAAGGCACTTATTCCCCGTGTAGCTTTTTAGGGCAATTTCATCTGTGCATCGAACCATGCCAGTGATGACACTGCAACAGTTTCACTGTGTTTGTTCTGGGGCTGATCTTCAATCAGATAAATTCAGGGTGttgtttaaatgtaaaaatgaacAAACGTAGCCTGTATCATAAAGGATGCATATGCCTTGCTGTTTCTACACTGCATTTGTGCTCAGGACCTGAGCTGAGTTTTGGCTTTCCTTGTTTACATTTTTTCAACCTATTTCAGGATGCAGATTGCACAAACCCTTCACTAGTGACTAGAAAACACAAGGGTTAGGATGAATTCAGTGAGATAGCACGTACTTTTTTCTGTTTCTCTAGAACCACCCTGATGTTGCAAAGCAGCTAGCCACATGCCCCTTTAATGCCCGCCATCAGGTTCCCAGAGCTGAGATCGGCCATCATATCTCAAGCTGTGATGACAAAAGCTGCACTGAGCAAGACATTGGTGAGAAAATATTAGATTCCTTTGGCTTTGTAAAGTCACTTCTGGAGCTCTTGGGCTAACAGCGTTCTAacttaatttttgctgttaaaGATAGTTTTAATACTCTATTATTCCATAAGCAACCCTTTACCTGTAGTGCTATGTGATACAGAAACAGCAGGAGCCCTTGGAGACTTGAGTTTCATTCATTCTGTGTCCATGCAAATTCTCCTAAGCATCTGAGAGGCAACTGGCTTGCATTACATGTGTTATCTGCCAGAGATTTTAGCATTAAAATGGGAACTGTACATTGTGCCATAAACTGTGTGTGTTGAAATGAGATCTAGTTGGTAATCTGGACCGCTTAGAGCGGAAAGCTAGTGGCCATGAGAGATTTGGGTCTCCAATGCAGATAGGACTTGATAGTGACCAAAAATCTTTATAGCCTGTCTAGTGGCATATGTGAAATAAATTGGTCTGTCCAGTTGTTAATGGACAAGTGTCTAGATCATAACAATCCTCACTTCTGTTACATCCTACTTGACTATCTTAGCAGAAAAGCCATGACTGGGCCAGGGAGGCTGAATAACTTTCCCAATTGAAGGTGGGTTCCTCCAGTTCAGAGTGGGGCAAGTTGGGGAGGGAATTATGGGGAAGCTTTCCTACCACTGCCCATGCTGTCGGCTCTGACGAGGAGTTCACTGTCCAGGTCTGTCACCCTAGCACCTAAATCGCTTGGTTATGTAGGTCGTGTTCCAATTTCTCTCCCCACTGATGTCTATGTGGCTATCACTACACTGGAAAACGTACCTGTTCTATGGCAAAAGTAGAGTTGTACTGAAGCTAGCAATAATGTTAATGTAGACGGGGCTTAGAGCATGATAGTACTGGAAAAAACCCTGAGCAGATTTTTGTGACATGACAATAGAAACACCCCTGAACCCTCTCCCAATGCGTATGTTgaagcagctgcaccactgctgaAAAATGTGTGCAGAATTGTTTAGCTTTAGAAAAGGCTTAAAACAGGGATTGGCAAATGGGGGGCTGTAACCACCCTGCCAGATCGTTTGATTTGGCCTGCCAAACATTCTGTGTTGTAGCAAACCTTTCAGAGTTAGGCAATATATAGGCTCTTAAGGTATGGGCCACCGAAGGGTTCTCGTGGATTTTCTGTCCCTTTGCTACCTTCAAGGTGCCCATCCTTGGCCTAAAGAGTTTTGCCCCCAAGACTAGGGGAGTACTGATCAGCTTCCAGTGTGTGCTGCTCCTCTCCAAAGCCTAGAGCTATTCTGCAGCTAGGTCAAAACATGATTAATGTCCCTAAAATAGGATTATATTTTATCCAAAAAGATTTTCTCACTAAGAATCTTCTTTGCTTTAAGTGAGTCAGTCGAATAACTGCCACAGAGAGAAGATGAACACTGTCAGCATGTGGCAGCCGCCCCCATGTGACGAAGACTGGGATAAAGGTGAGGAAGTAGATTGACATAGGGTGGCTGTCAGCCCCTGCTATTCCCTTCTTCTTGCCCCTAATGAAGTGACATGGACTAAGAGAGAGGTCCCATAGATCCTTCTGCACAGATCATGTGTTGGGACACCAAATTATACTGTCCCTGAACAAATTAAGTTCTCCTGCTTCACAGGCTCTACCACATGCCTGCTATTCTCTACAAAACATCTGTTATTTTCCATGTAGTCTGTTGCCCCATCTGTGCTTTGATGAAAGTGGAAATTGATGATAACCTTTACGCTttatatttttcaattaaatgtCTGCTTTGCTGTCACTTACGCCAAGCCTTAGCTCAATTCTCATTCCGTTTTGTAAACCTAGCAGAGTCTCTGCCATATTTCTCATTTTATGTTGCTATGACGCTTGCAGAAGTTATTCAGTAGTGAGCCACAGTGATGTCTGTTTCCTTTGGCAGATCTACAGGAGCAATCAAATTCTACGTTTGTTTGGGGCACGTTCAATAGTGGCATAAACAGGTAACAAAAGGTGTATTTCTTGTGACAGTGCTTTCCATAGAAGATGTGCTTTCAAACTACTTTTAATTCATGCTGCTGTGTTAATGGGCAGATGCAATTTACTTTATTAATCCTATTTTTGGGTGGTGATGGAGGAGTTCCCACCGGCATGAATCAACATTCCTATGTCTCTGGGTCAGTGTTTCCTGTCTCCTTTTAGTTGCAGATCCATATGAGAGTATAAGAACATACTATTGCTACCAGCTAATGGTTACTCCTCTAATTCTACTGTAGTACTATTAGTGCTGATGGTTCTGGATTCAATCCCCACTGGTTATATATTTGTTGGGGGGTTAAACACTAAACTGTTATGCTGGGCTTGATAGAAATGCAGACTGATGTCAGCCCTTAGCTAATCTAATCTCTCATGACCTGCTGCAAGTAACTTTTAACAGCCAGGAGATTTTGCAGGCAGTTAGAGCCCTGAGtcagaaattattttatttgtgaaGTTTAATCACAATGCAAGTTTGGAAAATGAAGCATAATGTGTTTGGTCATTATCTCTGTCTCACCCCTGAACAACCAAATCATTGTACTATGCCTTACCTGTCTAATCAGAGCCTTCTACAGCCCGTAAcagtgacatagaatcataggactgaaagagacctcgagaggtcatctagtccagtcccctgcacccacggcaggactaagtattatctagataagtgcttttcaaactgtgggtcatgacccagAACTGGGTCACGGAATGAAGGCACTGGGTTGCGGCGGCTTTGGTCAGCTCtactgaccgggccattaaaagtcccgtcggggGTGCTGAGCAGCTaaagcaggctagtccctacctgttccgacactgcgctgtgcccttgaagcggccagcagcaggtccggcccctaggttgggggtgggggagagccacggggctccatgcgctgcccctgccctgagcaccggctctgcattcccattggccaatgggagctggtgggcggggggcagtgcctgtgggcaagagccGTGCGGAGCTGCTtgcacgcctctgcctaggagccggacctgctgctggccgcttccctTTTTCTTGTAACAAGCTTTTTatctacttgaaaactgttatcatgtcccttctcagggtatgtctacactacgaaattaggtcaaatttatagacgttgatttttaggaagcgattttatacactCAGttttgtgtgtccccactaagcgcattaagtcggcggcgTATGTCCACAGTACcgtggctagcgtcgactttcggagtgttgcactgtgggtagctatcccacagttcctgcagtctctgccacccattggaattctggggcaaaaacattgtcgcgggtggttttgggtacatgtcgtcagctgcccctccctccatgaaagcaatggcagacactCGTTCCGCGCCTTTTCTCCGCGCAgccgccataccacagcaagggtgcagcccgctcagctcagctcaccaacaccGCCGCTGTTGTGTActaggtgctgctggcagcagacggtgcagtaggactgcttaCCATCGTCATCCACCGTTTCCGCTgcatctctgctctgctgctattGTGTCAATAGCgaatttctccattttgtctgtCATGGGCTCCAGGTACGCTTcctctgcaactctgctctcctgctctcatgAATCCACCTCACAGGTCCTCTcgttgttctctataaatatctattctcatgGCATCCATAGTCAGCCACCGCTTGCGTTGCAACTCcgctctcctgcagacgccataccacggcaagcctggagcctgctcagatcaccgcggcagttatgagcattgtaaacacctcacgcattatcctgcagtacgTGCAGAACCAAAACtcgcaaaagcaggcgaggaggcggtGACGagaatgatgaggacatggacaccgACTTCTCTCCAAGTACGGGTCCCGGCAATTTGGACTTCCTGGTGGCAGTGGGGCAGGCTCATGccatggaatgccaattctgggcctggcaaacaagcatagactggtgggaccgcatagtgttgcaggtctgggatgcttcccagtggctgtgaaacttttgcatgcgttgttttggaactttgtgatttgctttCCCTTGCCATcaagtgcaagaataccaagataagagcagccctcacagttcagaagcaagtggcgatagccctctggaagcttgcaatgccagacagctaccggtcagtcgggaatcaatttggagtgggcaaatctactgtgggggctgttgtgatccaagtagccaacgcaatctctgagctgctgctatcaagggtagtgactctgggaaatgtgcaggtcatagtggatggctttgctgcaaaggGATTACCTAACGGTGGTGGGGCGATGGaaggaacgcatatccctatcttgggactggaCCATCTTGGCAGCCAGTACCTAAACCCCTTGCGggacttttcaatggtgctgcaagcactgatggatcacaagggacgtttcaccaacatcaatgtgggatggccgggaaaggtacatgacactcgcatcttcagAAACTCTGGTctatttgaacagctgcaggaagggacttacttcccagaccagaaaataaccattggggatgttgaaatgcctacagttatccttgggaacccaggctaccccttaatgccatggcttatgaagccatacaccggcaccctggacagtagtaaggagcagttcaactatagggtgagcaagtgcaaaatgttggtagaatgtgcatttggacgtttaaaagctctgttagacctcagcgaaaccagtattcccattgttattgctgcttgctgtgtgctccacaatatctgtgagagtaaaggggagacatttatgccggagtgggaggttgaggcaaatcgcctggccgctgattacacacagccagacaccatgGCAGTTAGAAGAGCATAGCAGGGTGTGCTGCGCATcacagaagctttgaaaaccagtttcgtgACTGGCCAGAGTATGGTGTGAGAGTTCTGATTGTTTCTCTTTGataaaacccgcccccttggttcactctacttccctgtaagccagccCAACCTCCCACCTTcgatcactgcttgcagaggcaataaaggcattgttgtttcaaaatcatgcattctttattaatttgtcacacaCATAGGTGGATAACTGCCAAAGTAGcccgggaggggcaggggcggagggaaggacaagaccacactgtatttcaaaacttattgaatgccagctttctgttgcttgggccgtcctctggggtggagtggttgggtggccagaggggggggaggggcgttcttaggcgtctgggtgaggaggccatggaacttggggaggagggcagttggtTACATAAGGGCTGCAGCGGTGGTCTgcgctcctgctgcctttcc encodes the following:
- the LOC101950012 gene encoding gametocyte-specific factor 1 — protein: MSHKGRYFEEENDTPRLAQRILQRNFSQRSFSINKRDLEDNYVDALDPERLIQCPYDKSHQIRACRFPYHLIKCRKNHPDVAKQLATCPFNARHQVPRAEIGHHISSCDDKSCTEQDIVSQSNNCHREKMNTVSMWQPPPCDEDWDKDLQEQSNSTFVWGTFNSGINSPGSSVVMEPKNKLMPGMRAPKSLPYSLSWKSNADESGATSFVLGSKTNHTLSTSQSLGERGRDGNQQMQAVSTSGAVWTPKGHSWRNGCL